The genomic window TAACGGATATTGAGTTAATCTCAAAGATAGAAGACACATCATCTGTAATTAGAATGACCCAAGATTGATCAGATGGTTCCAAGTTTCTTGTGATTTATAATTAGATGAGGCCAGCTACTTTTCACTGCAGGGTTCATAAATTTGAACTACTGAACCTAGTAACTGCAACTAGTCAAGATGAGTATTCAAGTTAGAAAGAGCGGTTGGTGATGGTCACTTTCATGTTTGTAGGGAAGGTGCTCTTCATTCTTAAATGCTTGAGAAGGTTTCTCAAGGCTCTCCATCAATGCAGCGGTCTTATCTTCTATACCCTGATTTTCAGCACAAAGATCAATCATGTTATAGTTCATAGTTTCATCTCAGATTTTCTCTTCATCTAAGCTGAatacaacattttttaatctatagagaaaaaaaaaatgtttgtggAGTGCAGAGGAACATATGCCTGGTCTTCAAAAGTATGCCTTATTTTCCTGCAAGTGTTTGCCCTCACCATTTCTATGGAAGAATCGGTAGCTCTGGCTTCTGATGGTGTTTTTGGTAATTCAGAAAGCGTCATCAATCGTAAACCTGCTCGAAGGAAGCTAGATGACATAGCTGGTAACGTGTTTTTTCATTGCGAAAATATAGATCAAGGTCCCAAGGGTTGATTGGTTTAAATCAGTTCCCTCTTGGGATTTCACAGAGATTTTGGCctcttcattttactttttgtgCTTTTTATATCACCATGTGCCTGTGCCACTAAATATGGAGGCAATTATCTTTTTGGGATATCAATCTGCAGATTTTTCCTGACTGAGTTCTTAGACATCCTTTCGTAGTTCAGATCATCCAGACCATAATTCTTGAACATCCTAATAGTAATATTAAGGAAGACCAGGCACaagaatcaaattaaaaattttcagagGAAAATTCATgcccaaattcatttttttgtaaagCAAGCTTTAAGAATTCCTAGGAATAATGTTTTCTGATTTAAGTATATTAACAAGTTTCAAGATGGGGTTTCAAATAAAGTGTAGAATTTTAGAAGGCTGAAGAAAAAGTGCTCTGTTTTTACTCACCAAACACTAAAAAACTTAGGCACCCTTTTCCCTCTGAAGTGATATCTGAGATATTTTTTGTTGCTTGTAGGAGTCATTCTCCATTGAATTTGCTTCTAAACAGTACACAACTGAGCTAACACTTCATACCTCTAAGCTTATGGGAAAGAAGAAATGGGAATATAGAAGCAATGTATTCATCATTATCAGAGCCCTGTTTTTGCTGGACTCTGTTCATCTACCAATTCACACAGCTCTGTCCCAATCCCACAAATATCGATATTTTTAGGACAGAACCCAGCAACTAACTATTAAAAGTAGCACATATATTATTAGTGTAGCATATAGCATTGATTAATCTGGTTTACTTGATCAAAAAggttattctaattttttatttttttgctggTTTCTTGTGAATTTCAAAGGCTCCATAAACATAGACTGCGGGCTACCTGAAGATTGCAAGTACATTGATGCCGAAACTGGGTTACAGTACACTTCAGATGCAAGCTTCATCAGATCCGGAATAAATAAGAACATATCATCCAAGTTCAGCTCTACAACTCTTCATAAGTCTCTCACAAATGTTAGAAGCTTCCCTCAAGGGAAAAGGAATTGTTACACACTGAGACCTCCAGAAGGCCATGGCACTATGTATTTGATCAGAGCTTCCTTCATGTATGGAAACTATGATGAACTCAACCAGGTTCCACAGTTTGATCTTTATATTGGAGTTAACATGTGGGATTCTGTGAAGCTGGACAATGCATCTCATCTTGTGATGAAGGAGATTCTACATGCTCCCTCAGATGATGATATCTATGTATGTCTTGTAAATATCGGTTATGGAGAACCATTTATATCATCACTGGAAGTAAGGCATTTTCATGATTCTAGTTATAAGACTGAGTCTGGATCACTAGCTTTATACAGGCGGCTCGATGCTGGTTCAACAACCAATGAGATAGTCAGGTGAGTTTACCAATGAATTGTGTTTGGTTTTCAAGAAACATGTTTTACAAGCATATGATATCTTTGGGAAACACCTCTCTCAGGTTCAAAGACGACGCTTATGATCGAATTTGGTTTCCTTATAATTTGCCTGACTGTGAATCACTCAATACAACAGTGCCCATTGATTCCCATGCTGAAACTGAGTATAAACTGCCATCAAAGGTCATGACCACTGCCATTAGGCCAATGAATAGCAGTGCCTCATTGGACTTTGATTTCGATATCGGTGATTCCACTCTGGAGTTTTATGTGTACATGCACTTTGCAGAACTTGAGGGGCTGCAGGAAAACCAGACTAGAAATTTCAGCATTACCCTGAATGGTAACCCCTGGGGGGAAGCTAATATTGTTCCCAAGTACCTGCACTCAAGAACTGTAAATAACAAACAGCCAGTGAGGGGATCCAAGCTGAAGTTTTCTATTTATAAGACATTGAATTCTTCCCTTCCTCCGATCCTAAATGCCATGGAGATTTACATGGTGAAAGGTCTCTTACAGGCGCCAACTTGCCAAGAAGATGGTGCGTCCCCTTGCTCAGTgtacttacattttttttaagccaggcataatttttatatgatcgCTTGTTTAATACTAGTAAATGGTATCTCGAGAATCAAATCATTCTATCTTGTTGAGAAGAACTGGCAAGGAGATCCATGTGCCCCAGTGCAACCTTGGGATGGCCTCACCTGCAGTAACAATGGTTATGAATCACCCAGAATCATCTCTCTGTGAGTATGAGCACTTGGAAGGAtgtaaggaagaaaataaaaaactatatatgTTATAGCTAATTACAGAGACTATCTCAATAAATATTGGATTACTTGCAGGAAACTGTCCTCAAGTGGATTGAGAGGCACGATATCTCCTTCACTGTTGAATCTCACAGCATTACAGTTCCTGTAAGTGTTACTGGACATCGTTAAAACATCCAAGTATTGGTTGATATATATGTCATAAGCCTTATCTTCCAAATGACTTGTGAAGTATACTTCTTGGAAAATGAATACATGCAACAATACCCTCTACTGTAATAAGAAATCCTGTTAGTGACAGGAGTGAGTTTGAAAGTATTCTACGTACATTTCATTTCAGGGATTTGTCGAACAATAGCCTAACAGGAGAACTGCCTGAATTTTTGTCACGACTGTCATTCTTGACTGCCCTGTAAGTAATGGAGTTTTGAtggtataataaaaaattgttggaATGAAAAGCATCCAGTCTAATTCAACATCTTTGCAGGAATGTTACAGGAAACAAGCTCTCGGGTTCAGTTCCTCCAGATCTCATTGCAAGATCAGAGAAAGGGTCACTGTCATTGAGGTTCACCCTCTCAATTCGAAACCCCATCAATACTAATTCTATTTCTTGAACACTACTTTGGTTTTCCAACTTCATTTTTCCCCTAAGAACAGCTAATTTAATGCTAGTGTGGCCAACAACCCGGATCTTTGTCCATCGGCTCAATGCAAAGAGAATAAGAACTCTGTCGGTCCAATAGTTGCAGCAGTAGTTTCATCACTTGTCATCATCTTCCTTGCATTGGTTATTATATGGAGcctaaaaagaaggaaaaaaggtGCATTTTTTGCAGTTCAAGAAGTTGGCCTTATGAATACTTGCGTCCTAATTCTAAGatgtcttgatttttttttgtggtcATATTAGCTACAAAATCACTTGTCAGATCTCCTGAAGAAACATGGtcactaaagatggagaaccaACGATTCAGATACTTAGAGATTGTGAGTATTACCAATGACTTTCAAACAGTCCTTGGGACGGGAGGATTTGGAACCGTTTACCATGGCTGCATGCTTAATGGCACACAAGTTGCTATCAAGATGCTCTCTCAATCATCAAAACAAGGAATGAAGGAGTTTCGCAATGAGGCATGCTTCTTGATAcataaattcattttcttttgatcttACAACAAATCTTGATTGTTAAAAGATTTTTGTGATGCCCacattggataaaaaaaaaaaggttttcacCATTATATATGTATGGAATCTTCTTAACCTTGTATATgtgttttaaagccatgaggtCTCTTTGAATATAAGGCACACAAGAGTTCATCCCCGATCAGGGATGTCTGCCTCATAATCCCATACGATATAATAAGTACACTATGTTTGTATGAGAgtgattgtgatatcccacattaaATAGGGAAAAAGTTTTTTGAACTTATATATGTATGAGTCCTCTTTCTGGTGAAAATGTTTCTCATTTGactttgtttttggtttttgagttGCAGGCTAGGCTCTTGATGAGAGTTCACCACAGAAACTTGGCTTCTCTGGTTGGGTACTGCCATGAAGGTACAAACATGGGGCTCATCTATGAGTACATGGCTGGTGGGAACTTACAAAATTATCTATCAGGtaaattcccattttcttgtatgAATCTTACCTCACTAAGAAAACCATTttgctaaaaataaaatcaagatgTAAAGATTGGCTTCTCATGTTGAAGGGGCAGATATAAGCACTAGTCCTTTGAGTTGGATAGAGAGACTTCAAATAGCAGTGGATGCAGCACAAGGTGAGAAGGCCAATTGATTGCAATTGATACTAATAAAGTTcaaatcccttgaattaaactaacatttcttcaaaatttgagGTGTAGGACTAGAATACATGCACTGTGGTTGCAAGCCACCTATAATCCACAGAGATGTGAAAACTGCCAACATTTTGTTGAGTGAAAAACTGCAAGCTAAGATAGCTGATTTTGGGTTCTCAAGATTTTTCTCAATTGAGAGTGAAACTCATGCCACAACTGCAGTTGTTGGCACTATTGGTTACATTGATCCAGAGTAAGTCCATGTTACTTTACAGTTAAATCAGTATATGACTCTATTTCTTTATAGGAGATTGGCCTATGAATTAGAACCCTATTTTCTACTTTAGGGATCATTCTATATTTTTGGTCAAAAAGAGTAGACATGTGGATAGGGTTGCAAATTAGGTGAGTTGGTTGAGTTGATCCCTAAATCAAATCCAatttgaattaagaaataatcaacTTTAACCTAACCCAACTCATTTTCTAACTTGAGTTATTCAACCTAATCCTAACCCAACcccatttctttaaattttggTTGAACTTGGGTTGGTTAGATCAAATTCAAGTTGGTCATGttgcataattcaaaattcatctataatgttttttttaaaaaaactttttctgtacatttatatgaaaatttaaatagtaaataggatagaattttaagataataacaaaaaagtgaaataaatttatatatctttctacaaaaaagaaaagtatatgatataatataatttgatatattttctaaaaatctaaaaaaaatgaatattgttatataagataatagacattacaaatattaaaaaaaatattaaatcgagTTCGGGTTGAGATTGGGTGGTGCAAACCTTAGTTAAGTCCAACCCAAATTGAGTTTAGGTTGAAAAAACCTAACCTAAACCCAATCCAagtattgaaaattattgtcTAAATTTGTCCAAAGGTTAGGTTGGGTTGGACAAACTTGTCCAAGTTACACCCCTACATGTGGGTgttataaaaactataaaataaaataagacacTATACATGATTTAGTCACCAAGTGCTTCTGTGCAGGTACTACATATCTAATAGGTTGACCGAGAAAAGTGATGTTTATAGCTTTGGAATTGTTCTATTGGAGTTGATAACTGGAAAACCTGCAATCATTAAAGATGAAGACAATATTCATATAGTTCAATGGGTAAGGTCTTTTGTGGAGAGAGGGGACATTGGAAGCATTGTTGATCCCAGGCTACAAGGAAATTTGAACACAAATTCAGTTTGGAGAGTTTTGGAGACAGCAATGGCATGCCTACCACCAATTTCCATCCAAAGGGTGACTATGAGTCATGTAGTGATGCAACTAAAGGAGTGTTTGGAAGAAGAGAAAGCTCATGATCAAACTAGAAGGATGGAGGAACAGGCCACAAAATCAAGCAATTTGATTGACTTATATAGTTTGGATCTTGAACTTGAAATGGGTCCAGAAGCAAGATAATAGTTAGGCTCTATTTCATAAgtgttttcaagttttaaaaaatagttttttgaaaattggtttaaaaaattgtttttctcatattttgtaGAACTAGTAGTTGAATAGATGCGATGCACATGGATGATGTGGATGATGTTTGGGAATGTAACTTTCACAATTTAACATCTTATTCGAATAttacttggattttttttttataattatataaaattttagttttttcttattcataGAATATCAatggtttaatattttaaaaagttttttttttgtcattttatgTCTATTATGTTGGATAAAAGTTGAAactcattatatttatttttatagtcgtaaattttacttttttcttattAACCATAACTTTCGAGATTAAATTCATAGAATTTCaatgatttaatatttgaatgatttagtattttaattttaatttaatttatttatttttaacttttgagTTTATTATGTTGGATAAAAGTTGAAACTTGTTGGGAATGCATGTGACCTGTTAAATATTACAATAAGTAATATTTGGGTGACTTTGCCAATCcacaataattatcaaatagtaATTAGGTGGCAATGCC from Vitis vinifera cultivar Pinot Noir 40024 chromosome 9, ASM3070453v1 includes these protein-coding regions:
- the LOC100249701 gene encoding putative leucine-rich repeat receptor-like protein kinase At2g19210 isoform X3, with product MFVECRGTYAWSSKVCLIFLQVFALTISMEESVALASDGVFGNSESVINRKPARRKLDDIAGSINIDCGLPEDCKYIDAETGLQYTSDASFIRSGINKNISSKFSSTTLHKSLTNVRSFPQGKRNCYTLRPPEGHGTMYLIRASFMYGNYDELNQVPQFDLYIGVNMWDSVKLDNASHLVMKEILHAPSDDDIYVCLVNIGYGEPFISSLEVRHFHDSSYKTESGSLALYRRLDAGSTTNEIVRFKDDAYDRIWFPYNLPDCESLNTTVPIDSHAETEYKLPSKVMTTAIRPMNSSASLDFDFDIGDSTLEFYVYMHFAELEGLQENQTRNFSITLNGNPWGEANIVPKYLHSRTVNNKQPVRGSKLKFSIYKTLNSSLPPILNAMEIYMVKGLLQAPTCQEDVNGISRIKSFYLVEKNWQGDPCAPVQPWDGLTCSNNGYESPRIISLKLSSSGLRGTISPSLLNLTALQFLDLSNNSLTGELPEFLSRLSFLTALNVTGNKLSGSVPPDLIARSEKGSLSLSVANNPDLCPSAQCKENKNSVGPIVAAVVSSLVIIFLALVIIWSLKRRKKATKSLVRSPEETWSLKMENQRFRYLEIVSITNDFQTVLGTGGFGTVYHGCMLNGTQVAIKMLSQSSKQGMKEFRNEARLLMRVHHRNLASLVGYCHEGTNMGLIYEYMAGGNLQNYLSGADISTSPLSWIERLQIAVDAAQGLEYMHCGCKPPIIHRDVKTANILLSEKLQAKIADFGFSRFFSIESETHATTAVVGTIGYIDPENKLQQLITTKRGCDGDHGSNMEQTKNQREILVSQEAERWLHAIMRMDPT
- the LOC100249701 gene encoding putative leucine-rich repeat receptor-like protein kinase At2g19210 isoform X1 translates to MFVECRGTYAWSSKVCLIFLQVFALTISMEESVALASDGVFGNSESVINRKPARRKLDDIAGSINIDCGLPEDCKYIDAETGLQYTSDASFIRSGINKNISSKFSSTTLHKSLTNVRSFPQGKRNCYTLRPPEGHGTMYLIRASFMYGNYDELNQVPQFDLYIGVNMWDSVKLDNASHLVMKEILHAPSDDDIYVCLVNIGYGEPFISSLEVRHFHDSSYKTESGSLALYRRLDAGSTTNEIVRFKDDAYDRIWFPYNLPDCESLNTTVPIDSHAETEYKLPSKVMTTAIRPMNSSASLDFDFDIGDSTLEFYVYMHFAELEGLQENQTRNFSITLNGNPWGEANIVPKYLHSRTVNNKQPVRGSKLKFSIYKTLNSSLPPILNAMEIYMVKGLLQAPTCQEDVNGISRIKSFYLVEKNWQGDPCAPVQPWDGLTCSNNGYESPRIISLKLSSSGLRGTISPSLLNLTALQFLDLSNNSLTGELPEFLSRLSFLTALNVTGNKLSGSVPPDLIARSEKGSLSLSVANNPDLCPSAQCKENKNSVGPIVAAVVSSLVIIFLALVIIWSLKRRKKATKSLVRSPEETWSLKMENQRFRYLEIVSITNDFQTVLGTGGFGTVYHGCMLNGTQVAIKMLSQSSKQGMKEFRNEARLLMRVHHRNLASLVGYCHEGTNMGLIYEYMAGGNLQNYLSGADISTSPLSWIERLQIAVDAAQGLEYMHCGCKPPIIHRDVKTANILLSEKLQAKIADFGFSRFFSIESETHATTAVVGTIGYIDPEYYISNRLTEKSDVYSFGIVLLELITGKPAIIKDEDNIHIVQWVRSFVERGDIGSIVDPRLQGNLNTNSVWRVLETAMACLPPISIQRVTMSHVVMQLKECLEEEKAHDQTRRMEEQATKSSNLIDLYSLDLELEMGPEAR
- the LOC100249701 gene encoding putative leucine-rich repeat receptor-like protein kinase At2g19210 isoform X2, with the translated sequence MFVECRGTYAWSSKVCLIFLQVFALTISMEESVALASDGVFGNSESVINRKPARRKLDDIAGSINIDCGLPEDCKYIDAETGLQYTSDASFIRSGINKNISSKFSSTTLHKSLTNVRSFPQGKRNCYTLRPPEGHGTMYLIRASFMYGNYDELNQVPQFDLYIGVNMWDSVKLDNASHLVMKEILHAPSDDDIYVCLVNIGYGEPFISSLEVRHFHDSSYKTESGSLALYRRLDAGSTTNEIVRFKDDAYDRIWFPYNLPDCESLNTTVPIDSHAETEYKLPSKVMTTAIRPMNSSASLDFDFDIGDSTLEFYVYMHFAELEGLQENQTRNFSITLNGNPWGEANIVPKYLHSRTVNNKQPVRGSKLKFSIYKTLNSSLPPILNAMEIYMVKGLLQAPTCQEDVNGISRIKSFYLVEKNWQGDPCAPVQPWDGLTCSNNGYESPRIISLKLSSSGLRGTISPSLLNLTALQFLDLSNNSLTGELPEFLSRLSFLTALNVTGNKLSGSVPPDLIARSEKGSLSLSVANNPDLCPSAQCKENKNSVGPIVAAVVSSLVIIFLALVIIWSLKRRKKATKSLVRSPEETWSLKMENQRFRYLEIVSITNDFQTVLGTGGFGTVYHGCMLNGTQVAIKMLSQSSKQGMKEFRNEARLLMRVHHRNLASLVGYCHEGTNMGLIYEYMAGGNLQNYLSDISTSPLSWIERLQIAVDAAQGLEYMHCGCKPPIIHRDVKTANILLSEKLQAKIADFGFSRFFSIESETHATTAVVGTIGYIDPEYYISNRLTEKSDVYSFGIVLLELITGKPAIIKDEDNIHIVQWVRSFVERGDIGSIVDPRLQGNLNTNSVWRVLETAMACLPPISIQRVTMSHVVMQLKECLEEEKAHDQTRRMEEQATKSSNLIDLYSLDLELEMGPEAR